A region from the Sphingomonas brevis genome encodes:
- a CDS encoding PadR family transcriptional regulator, producing the protein MHFHYDCDDAGRHIRRAMSKSRSFRFGPFDFDFDFDNGGGRGSWGGGRRGRAGKRMFEGGELRLVLLKLIADQPRHGYELIKAIEEMTGGDYAPSPGIVYPTLTMLEDMGLIAETKSKNTKKVYEVTSDGRAHLDENSDEVDELIERLEGHGHHRRRGHRPEIGRAIGNLMTALRNRIAHEGWNEDLLEEVVDILDEAAQRIERVKDAKPEDPDDD; encoded by the coding sequence ATGCATTTCCATTACGACTGCGACGACGCAGGCCGGCATATTCGGCGGGCAATGAGCAAGAGCCGCTCGTTCCGCTTCGGGCCGTTCGACTTCGACTTTGATTTCGACAATGGCGGCGGGCGAGGCAGCTGGGGCGGCGGTCGCCGCGGCCGGGCAGGCAAGCGGATGTTCGAGGGCGGCGAGCTTCGGCTCGTGCTGTTGAAGCTGATCGCCGACCAGCCGCGCCATGGATATGAGCTGATCAAGGCAATCGAGGAAATGACCGGCGGCGACTATGCGCCCAGTCCCGGCATCGTCTACCCGACCCTCACCATGCTTGAGGACATGGGCCTGATCGCGGAGACAAAGTCGAAGAACACCAAGAAGGTCTATGAAGTGACCAGCGACGGCCGTGCCCATCTGGATGAGAATTCAGATGAGGTGGACGAGCTGATCGAACGGCTTGAAGGCCACGGACATCATCGCCGCCGCGGGCATCGACCTGAGATTGGGCGGGCTATCGGCAATTTGATGACGGCGCTCCGCAACCGCATTGCTCACGAGGGCTGGAACGAAGACCTGCTGGAAGAGGTAGTCGACATCCTTGATGAGGCTGCCCAGCGGATCGAGCGAGTCAAGGACGCAAAGCCTGAAGACCCAGACGACGATTGA
- a CDS encoding replication-associated recombination protein A — protein MADLFADELPPGTAPRETSLHAPLADRLRPSSLDEVVGQAHLTGPEGAIGRMVAAGKLGSMILWGPPGTGKTSIARLLAEAVGLRFVALSAVFSGVADLKKVFAEAKVAVKAGQRTLLFVDEIHRFNRSQQDGFLPYVEDGTITLVGATTENPSFELNAALLSRCQVLILHRLDSEALKQLLERAEELEGKPLPLTPETKDALVASADGDGRFLLNQAETLFDVGLQEPLDPAGLASFLQRRVAVYDKDREGHYNLISALHKSIRGSDPQASLYYLARMLVAGEEPLFLLRRLIRAAVEDIGMADPNALVQCIAAKDAYDFLGSPEGELAIVQACLYLATAPKSNAGYKAQGAAWRSAMETGSLMPPKNILNAPTKLMKQVGYGSGYEYDHNAEEGFSGADFWPEEMDPQQYYVPTGRGFEAKVAERLAYWEEMRREKQSKDSDKGS, from the coding sequence ATGGCCGACCTGTTTGCCGATGAATTGCCGCCAGGGACGGCGCCCCGCGAGACTTCGCTGCATGCGCCGCTAGCGGACCGGCTGCGGCCGAGCTCTCTCGACGAGGTTGTGGGACAGGCGCATCTGACCGGGCCGGAGGGGGCGATTGGTCGAATGGTGGCGGCGGGCAAGCTAGGCTCAATGATCCTTTGGGGACCGCCAGGCACCGGCAAGACCAGCATCGCCCGGCTCCTGGCTGAAGCGGTCGGACTGAGGTTTGTCGCGCTGTCCGCGGTCTTTTCCGGCGTTGCCGACCTCAAGAAAGTTTTCGCCGAGGCGAAGGTCGCCGTGAAGGCGGGACAGAGGACTTTACTGTTCGTTGACGAGATCCATCGTTTCAACCGGTCCCAGCAGGACGGCTTCCTCCCTTATGTCGAGGACGGCACGATCACGTTGGTCGGAGCCACTACGGAAAATCCCAGTTTCGAGCTCAATGCCGCGCTGCTGTCGCGTTGCCAGGTGCTGATCCTTCACCGGCTCGACAGCGAGGCGCTGAAGCAGCTGCTCGAGCGAGCCGAGGAACTGGAGGGCAAGCCTCTGCCACTGACGCCGGAAACGAAGGACGCGCTGGTTGCAAGCGCGGACGGCGATGGCCGCTTCCTGCTCAACCAGGCCGAGACGCTGTTCGACGTGGGGCTGCAGGAGCCGCTCGACCCGGCCGGGCTGGCCAGCTTCCTGCAGCGCCGGGTTGCCGTTTACGACAAGGACCGCGAGGGCCATTACAATCTCATTTCGGCGCTACATAAGTCGATCCGCGGCTCGGATCCCCAAGCATCGCTTTATTATCTGGCGCGCATGCTGGTGGCGGGCGAAGAACCGCTGTTCCTGTTGCGCCGGCTGATCCGGGCGGCGGTCGAGGATATCGGAATGGCCGATCCCAACGCTCTTGTGCAATGCATTGCCGCCAAGGACGCCTACGATTTTCTCGGTTCGCCTGAAGGCGAGTTGGCGATTGTCCAAGCTTGCCTCTATCTCGCCACCGCTCCCAAATCGAATGCCGGTTACAAGGCCCAAGGGGCCGCGTGGCGATCGGCCATGGAAACGGGTTCACTGATGCCGCCCAAGAATATTCTGAATGCCCCGACCAAGCTGATGAAGCAGGTCGGGTACGGCAGCGGCTACGAATATGACCACAATGCCGAGGAAGGTTTTTCTGGAGCCGATTTTTGGCCCGAGGAAATGGACCCGCAGCAGTATTACGTGCCGACTGGCCGCGGCTTTGAGGCCAAGGTTGCCGAGCGGCTTGCCTATTGGGAAGAAATGCGCCGAGAGAAGCAATCAAAGGACTCGGACAAGGGGAGCTAG
- a CDS encoding mechanosensitive ion channel: MYQSTEPARYWQQQLVEWGPKVLFAILILVVTHFVAKAVQWGVAKAIDRVPVLKRHPDAGGDSIGTELGRLAYWLVWLVGLIAALQPLGLSGVLTPVTAMTNEVFAFLPRLLGAGLFFFAGLILARIVRHVIEAALGALNLEQLAGRAGLKLADAPVAVDSDGVASDGVAPARSTIARAVGMTVSAVIIIFAAIGALQILQISAIAEPATNMLNIIALAIPKVLNALIWLALAFIVAKWVKSLLETILPGLGFDNAVRALGVMPSTSVPSRVVGAIAMTAILLAASIEAARAIGGDSVAALLFQITELGGKVIFGTVIIVVGIFLARILSNLVGSSTGEAGYAQTIVKYAIIALFTAIGLTFMGLADQIVMIAFGLILGSAAVATALAFGLGGRDYAARLLEEWHESTAPPPVRRAPPPRLKKAPSEDDSQPPLV, from the coding sequence ATGTACCAGAGCACCGAACCCGCCCGTTATTGGCAGCAGCAATTGGTCGAATGGGGACCGAAGGTCCTGTTTGCCATCCTCATCCTGGTCGTCACCCATTTTGTCGCCAAGGCCGTGCAATGGGGCGTCGCCAAGGCGATCGACCGGGTGCCGGTGCTCAAGCGACACCCGGATGCGGGCGGCGACAGTATCGGCACGGAGCTTGGGCGGCTGGCCTATTGGCTGGTGTGGCTGGTTGGCCTGATCGCGGCGTTGCAGCCGCTTGGCCTTTCGGGCGTATTGACCCCGGTCACGGCGATGACCAACGAAGTTTTCGCATTTTTGCCAAGGCTGCTGGGCGCGGGACTGTTCTTCTTCGCCGGACTGATTCTGGCCCGGATCGTGCGCCATGTGATCGAAGCGGCCCTCGGCGCGCTAAACCTGGAGCAGCTGGCAGGACGCGCTGGCCTGAAATTGGCCGATGCGCCTGTGGCGGTCGACAGCGACGGGGTAGCGAGCGACGGGGTGGCACCGGCGCGCAGCACCATCGCGCGGGCGGTCGGGATGACCGTGTCTGCTGTGATCATTATCTTCGCCGCGATCGGCGCGCTGCAAATTCTTCAGATATCCGCCATCGCCGAGCCCGCGACGAACATGTTGAACATTATCGCGCTCGCTATTCCGAAAGTATTGAACGCTCTCATCTGGCTGGCATTGGCATTCATCGTCGCGAAGTGGGTGAAGTCGCTTCTAGAGACAATCTTGCCGGGGCTCGGCTTCGACAATGCCGTACGCGCACTCGGTGTCATGCCATCTACCTCGGTGCCATCGAGAGTGGTCGGGGCAATTGCGATGACGGCCATATTGCTGGCGGCTTCCATCGAGGCAGCGCGGGCAATCGGCGGCGACAGCGTCGCGGCATTGTTGTTCCAAATCACCGAGCTCGGCGGCAAGGTGATATTCGGGACAGTGATCATCGTCGTTGGGATTTTCCTGGCTAGAATCCTTTCCAATTTGGTCGGAAGTTCGACGGGCGAAGCGGGCTATGCCCAGACGATCGTCAAATATGCCATCATTGCGTTGTTCACAGCCATCGGGCTGACTTTCATGGGCTTAGCCGATCAGATCGTGATGATTGCATTCGGCTTGATCCTTGGCTCGGCCGCTGTGGCCACTGCCCTTGCCTTTGGCCTGGGCGGGCGGGACTATGCAGCGCGTCTGCTGGAGGAGTGGCATGAGAGCACCGCCCCGCCGCCTGTGCGCCGCGCACCTCCGCCACGGCTCAAGAAGGCCCCAAGCGAGGACGACAGCCAGCCGCCCCTGGTGTGA
- a CDS encoding DUF2891 domain-containing protein — translation MILDEKLAAKFARIALSHVGKPYPYKMDHVLLGDEDALPPRALHPIFFGSFDWHSCVHGWWTLLTISRLYPETGEAQAIADLAGASFTADKVAIELAYLRRPLSAGFERPYGWGWLLYLHLEASRHSNQEWAANLEPLARAFADRLHGFLPRLTYPIRVGTHFNTCFALILALEWAEQFDAVLARNIRRWAVEKFSNDRDCQAWEPGGDEFLSPALIEALCMARVLAAGDFARWFAAFLPRLADREPEALFAPATVSDRSDGKIAHLDGLNLSRAWCWRSIAPLLPAGEKAIAEAAATKHLDAALPHVAGDYMGEHWLASFALLALQAGAG, via the coding sequence ATGATACTCGACGAAAAGCTTGCCGCGAAATTTGCGCGGATCGCGCTCAGCCACGTGGGAAAGCCATACCCCTACAAGATGGATCATGTGCTGCTTGGCGATGAGGACGCGCTTCCGCCTCGCGCTCTTCACCCGATCTTTTTCGGCAGTTTCGACTGGCACAGCTGCGTCCATGGCTGGTGGACCTTGCTGACAATTAGCCGCCTCTACCCAGAGACCGGTGAGGCACAGGCCATCGCCGATCTGGCCGGCGCCAGCTTCACCGCCGACAAAGTTGCGATCGAATTGGCCTATCTCCGCCGGCCGCTTTCGGCGGGGTTCGAGCGACCCTATGGCTGGGGCTGGCTGCTTTATCTTCATCTCGAAGCATCGCGGCATTCCAACCAAGAGTGGGCGGCCAATCTTGAGCCGCTGGCCCGCGCTTTCGCCGACCGGCTTCATGGCTTTTTGCCCAGGCTGACCTATCCGATCCGGGTCGGCACCCATTTCAACACATGTTTCGCCCTGATCCTCGCACTGGAATGGGCCGAACAGTTTGACGCGGTCTTGGCCAGGAATATCCGCCGCTGGGCAGTCGAGAAATTCAGCAACGACCGCGATTGCCAGGCGTGGGAGCCGGGTGGTGACGAGTTCCTGTCGCCCGCGTTGATCGAGGCGCTGTGCATGGCGCGTGTTCTAGCAGCAGGTGATTTCGCAAGATGGTTCGCGGCCTTCCTGCCGCGGCTTGCAGATCGTGAGCCTGAGGCGCTGTTTGCTCCGGCAACGGTGAGCGACCGAAGCGACGGCAAGATAGCCCATCTCGATGGACTCAACCTCAGCCGCGCATGGTGCTGGCGTTCAATCGCGCCCCTGTTGCCGGCCGGCGAAAAGGCGATCGCCGAGGCAGCCGCAACGAAGCATCTGGACGCGGCGCTGCCGCATGTTGCCGGCGACTATATGGGGGAACATTGGCTGGCCAGCTTCGCGCTGCTCGCGCTGCAGGCTGGTGCCGGCTGA
- a CDS encoding DUF979 domain-containing protein — translation MITLHWLYALAGAMFAAFAILSALDRSHGKRFGNAAFWGLMALSLLGGDAIGDFGNGLLVLGLAGLAGFGFIGRSHPPTTSVEQRQGWSDRLGNKLFLPALIIPLTAFIGTLAYNYTPLGSFGLIEAKRETYVFLGLGVLLAIGSIFAWLRPPAIAPLQEGRRLIDAIGWAIVLPQMLASLGVLFAAAGVGDAIGSLTRMVIPEGSIFLTVAVFGVGMAIFTMVMGNAFAAFPVMTAAIGVPLLIQGYGGDPAVVGAIGMLAGFCGTLMTPMAANFNLVPAALLELKDQYGVIRAQFATALPLLLVNILLIYWLAYR, via the coding sequence ATGATCACGCTTCACTGGCTCTATGCGCTGGCCGGCGCGATGTTCGCCGCTTTCGCCATCCTGTCGGCGCTCGACCGGTCGCACGGCAAACGGTTCGGCAATGCCGCCTTCTGGGGATTGATGGCGCTCAGCCTGCTTGGCGGCGACGCAATCGGCGACTTCGGCAACGGCTTGCTGGTGCTTGGGCTGGCAGGGCTCGCCGGCTTCGGCTTTATCGGCCGTAGCCATCCCCCGACCACCAGCGTCGAGCAGCGGCAGGGTTGGTCGGACAGGCTCGGCAATAAGCTGTTTCTTCCGGCGCTGATCATCCCTTTGACCGCATTTATCGGCACGCTGGCATATAATTATACTCCTCTCGGCAGCTTTGGCCTGATCGAGGCCAAGCGTGAGACTTACGTCTTCCTCGGCCTCGGCGTGTTGCTCGCCATTGGCTCCATCTTCGCCTGGCTTCGCCCGCCTGCCATCGCACCGTTGCAGGAAGGCCGCCGCCTGATCGACGCGATCGGTTGGGCAATTGTCCTGCCGCAAATGCTCGCCTCGCTTGGAGTCCTGTTCGCTGCCGCCGGTGTAGGGGATGCGATAGGCTCCCTGACCCGCATGGTGATCCCGGAGGGCAGCATCTTCCTCACCGTCGCGGTGTTCGGTGTCGGAATGGCCATCTTTACGATGGTGATGGGAAATGCCTTCGCTGCGTTCCCGGTGATGACCGCAGCAATCGGCGTTCCGCTGCTGATCCAGGGCTACGGCGGCGATCCCGCGGTAGTCGGCGCGATCGGCATGCTCGCAGGCTTCTGCGGCACCTTGATGACCCCCATGGCAGCCAACTTCAACCTGGTCCCGGCAGCGCTGCTCGAACTTAAGGATCAATATGGAGTGATCCGCGCCCAGTTCGCGACCGCGCTGCCGCTGCTCCTGGTCAACATCCTGCTCATCTATTGGCTCGCATACCGATGA
- a CDS encoding DUF969 domain-containing protein, with the protein MIDYWPLIGIALVVLGFALKFNPMLVVTVSAIATGLIAGMDWHEVISTFGKAFNDNRIIAIVWIVLPVIGLLERFGLQQRAATLIRSLKSATAGKLLILYLIYRQITAAIGLHSTAGQAQTVRPLVAPMALAAAEKQHGELTEAEAETVKAYSAATDNVGLFFGEDIFFAIGSIVLIQQILAGYGYDLAPLHLALWAIPSAIAAFLIQSTRLLLFDRKLARRGQ; encoded by the coding sequence ATGATCGACTATTGGCCGCTGATCGGTATCGCACTGGTGGTCCTCGGCTTCGCGCTGAAGTTCAACCCGATGCTGGTCGTCACCGTGTCGGCGATCGCTACCGGCCTGATCGCGGGGATGGACTGGCACGAGGTCATCTCGACCTTCGGCAAAGCGTTCAACGACAACCGCATCATTGCCATCGTCTGGATTGTCCTGCCAGTGATCGGATTGCTCGAACGGTTCGGACTGCAACAGCGCGCGGCCACGCTGATTCGCTCATTGAAGAGCGCAACCGCCGGCAAGCTGCTGATCCTTTATCTGATCTATCGGCAGATCACCGCGGCGATCGGGCTTCATTCGACCGCCGGGCAGGCGCAGACGGTCCGGCCGCTAGTCGCGCCGATGGCGCTCGCCGCCGCCGAGAAGCAGCATGGCGAATTGACCGAAGCGGAAGCGGAGACGGTCAAGGCCTATTCCGCCGCGACCGACAATGTTGGGCTCTTTTTTGGCGAGGATATCTTTTTCGCGATCGGCTCGATCGTGCTCATCCAGCAGATACTAGCGGGCTACGGCTATGATCTAGCCCCTCTGCACCTCGCGCTATGGGCGATCCCCAGCGCGATTGCCGCATTCCTGATCCAGTCGACCCGGCTGCTGCTATTCGATCGCAAGCTGGCGAGGCGCGGCCAATGA